One segment of Zonotrichia albicollis isolate bZonAlb1 chromosome 4, bZonAlb1.hap1, whole genome shotgun sequence DNA contains the following:
- the DLD gene encoding dihydrolipoyl dehydrogenase, mitochondrial translates to MQRWGRVSCALARRSHFDRIHHGLQGVCAVPQRSYADQVDADVTVIGSGPGGYVAAIKAAQLGFKTVCVEKNATLGGTCLNVGCIPSKALLNNSHLYHLAHGKDFANRGIEITGLRLNLEKMMEQKSSAVKALTGGIAHLFKQNKVVHVSGFGKITGKNQVTATKEDGSTQVINTKNILIATGSEVAPFPGITIDEDTIVSSTGALSLKQVPEKMVVIGAGVIGVELGSVWQRLGADVTAVEFMGHVGGMGIDMEISKNFQRILQKQGFKFKLNTKVTGATKRPDGKIDVAVEAAAGGKAEVLTCDVLLVCIGRRPFTKDLGLEEMGIELDKKGRIPVNNRFQTKIPNIYAIGDVVAGPMLAHKAEDEGILCVEGMAGGAVHIDYNCVPSVIYTHPEVAWVGKSEEQLKEEGVEYKVGKFPFAANSRAKTNADTDGMVKILSHKSTDRMLGAHILGSGAGEMVNEAALAMEYGASCEDVARVCHAHPTVSEAFREANLAASFGKAINF, encoded by the exons ATGCAGCGCTGGGGCCGTGTCTCCTGCGCGCTCGCTCGG AGAAGCCATTTTGATCGAATTCATCATGGTCTTCAGGGAGTTTGTGCAGTGCCACAAAGGTCCTATGCTGATCAAG TTGATGCCGATGTCACCGTCATTGGCTCTGGGCCTGGAGGATATGTTGCTGCTATCAAAGCAGCTCAGCTTGGGTTTAAG ACTGTCTGTGtagaaaaaaatgcaacattAGGGGGAACCTGTTTGAATGTTGGATGTATTCCATCCAAG GCCTTGCTGAACAACTCACATCTGTATCACTTGGCCCATGGAAAAGATTTCGCTAATAGAGGAATTGAAA TTACAGGACTCCGTTTGAATCTAGAGAAGATGATGGAACAGAAGAGTAGTGCAGTGAAGGCCTTAACAGGTGGAATTGCTCatttatttaaacaaaacaag GTTGTACATGTATCTGGGTTTGGAAAAATAACTGGCAAAAACCAAGTCACTGCAACTAAAGAGGATGGCAGCACACAAGTTATCAACACAAAGAACATACTCATAGCCACAGGCTCAGAAGTGGCTCCCTTCCCTGGAATTACT ATTGATGAAGATACCATTGTGTCATCCACTGGTGCGCTGTCACTGAAACAAGTTCCTGAAAAGATGGTTGTCATTGGTGCAGGAGTCATTGGTGTGGAACTG GGCTCAGTTTGGCAGCGCCTGGGTGCAGATGTGACAGCTGTTGAGTTCATGGGCCATGTTGGGGGAATGGGAATTGACATGGAGATCTCTAAAAACTTCCAGCGCATTCTTCAGAAGCAGGGATTCAAGTTTAAACTGAACACCAAAGTCACTGGTGCTACCAAGAGACCAGATGGAAAAATAGATGTAGC tgttgaagctgctgctggtggcaaGGCAGAAGTGTTAACTTGTGATGTGCTCCTAGTTTGCATCGGTAGGCGCCCTTTTACAAAAGATCTAGGTCTTGAGGAAATGGGAATAGAACTTGATAAGAAGGGAAGAATTCCAGTCAACAACAGATTCCAAACCAAGATTCCAAA CATCTATGCTATTGGTGATGTAGTTGCTGGACCTATGCTGGCCCACAAGGCTGAGGATGAAGGCATTCTTTGTGTAGAAGGCATGGCTGGGGGAGCAGTTCACATTGACTATAACTGCGTTCCCTCTGTGATCTACACTCACCCTGAAGTGGCCTGGGTGGGCAAGTCAGAAGAACAGCTCAAAGAAGAG GGTGTAGAATACAAAGTTGGGAAATTTCCATTTGCTGCGAACAGTAGAGCAAAGACAAATGCTGACACAGATGGCATGGTGAAGATACTTAGTCATAAGTCAACAGACAGGATGTTGGGTGCTCACATTTTAGGCTCA GGTGCTGGTGAAATGGTGAATGAAGCTGCCCTTGCAATGGAATATGGAGCATCGTGTGAAGATGTAGCCAGAGTTTGCCATGCCCATCCA ACAGTGTCAGAAGCCTTCAGGGAAGCAAACCTAGCAGCATCCTTTGGCAAAGCTATCAACTTCTAA